DNA from Solanum stenotomum isolate F172 chromosome 3, ASM1918654v1, whole genome shotgun sequence:
GTGCCTACTGTTTGTCCCTGGTAATTATTGACGACGCACAATTAATTATTGGAAGTTAGAAAAAAGAGGGTAGTACACGTGGAGAGAACTCATCACATGCATGTGCTGCTTGGTTACCCACTATGACTTTATTCATCATGCAGCCTagctaaaaattttaaaaaagaaatttaaaatttaagaagtCGATatctagtattatatatataatataatttaaataatgtataaataattatattttctataaaaaaaataaaaataaatctctAATAATATGCTAGCTTCGCTCCTGAATGCACCTACTACAATCTCTATCAAATCAAATCGATCCATGTAAATCCCTATCTACCTTTGACTTATTCCTTTCGCTTTTGAGttcttttcatattcttctctTTTGTAAATTGCTTTTTGTGCTAAACTGATGGAATATGCGTAACAGGACGCATCGTTATGCTGCACTTTttaaaaacacaaattaaagtaGACCGCTCAACAAATTtgttttgtataaaattaatcatTGTAGTAGCATGTCTTTAGCACTACAACGAAATTAATTTATGCAAGTACAGGgtatattaaattaaactaaacaGGTGGCTTTCAAAGGAAACAAGGTAGTATTTAATAATCGATTATTTGATTATCAGCTTATCATTGTCGACGAGAgcgagttgctcggatggtaagtaCCCCTCACTTTCAATCTGAAGATTGCGAGTTTGAATCACCAAAagagcaaaaggggtgggagcttcTAGGGagggataaaaaaaaagaaaaaaaaacttgtcattgtcatttatatataatgaGAGATATATATTGAAtcgaaaatatatatattcaaattgtttCCAACAATACATgtgtatatttaaataaagtaacTACTACAGTACgtaatatttcaatatataaattaaaaaatgattccGATACTATGATAAGGGAATAGgcctaaattttatattttttctttgcgattatttttttaaaccgATCATTATATATTGGTTTCTttcattttgttattatttgcaAATCATATCATGTATTCATACTATACTTTGATGAAATTTCACACGTGTTAGGAGAATAATATGCAAATTTGTACATATATAGTTTTGACTACGAATTATGATAGGGAAGTGGGAAAGTAGAGGGTTTTACCGTGTTGTCGGagggaaaaatatttatttaatgatTGTTGACTATAGTGTGAATCAATCTTTTGCCATAGAAAAAAACAAGGCAGCATGTCAAATCTCATCCCATCAAACTAGCTACtatttctctaattttttactaaaaaaatgtgGCTACTCTGACTTTAATGACGTTTCACAAGGAGTTATATTTTTAGAAGATATATAGGCCGCCCTTGCACAGTTGATTATGAGttaaattgaatttaataattttgttcaaattttgaatttgtaataAGAATATCATTAAACatgtaaaacaaaaattataaaattttaaattcattaacttaaaattttgactCCGCTTCAATTCGACATTAGATGTGTGTGGTGAATAAGGAAAGGACATATGAAACATAGGATAAGTTAGGTTCGATTCATCAATAATAGATACTAGATATTTCTTTAGCCATAATTAGAGTAAGCAATTAAATTTACACACGAGTCTTGGTATGGTGTTAATAAACTCGTCTAGTTTCGGAACCACGAGACCTAACCCAGTCGTAACGCAAATATCACGGACGAGAGTCTTCGTAGAATTTAATTAGACTATTTATCATCGAATCATTAGTCATTCACTAAGTAATACATTATTCTCAAACTCTTAAATTtcattatttgttatttcaattCATATCAATGAGGTGAAACGTATCTGGTGAGATATGCCAGCTATCAACACCTAATTCCAAATTCATtctattaatttgatatttattgcTTCCTTTCTCTTATTCACATTGATCAAGCGAATTACAATATACAAATTCGATACGTTCATCATATTAATCCATATGTTTTTAAGTCATGTTTATAAATTTAACCGTATCATTTTAGAAATAGACACACGTATTATACacgacaaataaaaatatatttgtagaACAACCACTTGATCGATAAGGTAGGTTTTTGGCTGGTGTTTTTAATTACTCTTTCTGTtctagaagaaaagaagaagaaactttTTTGATCACATGTTCCTATCAAAACATTATATTTAACTCATATGAGTAGTTaaagtataataataattatgtgGGATCAAATTAGGACAATTAAATGAAGATTTAGGAAGAACGTTTTCAATCTCAACTCTGGACTCGTATTAATTAGGAGTAAAAGTCTGTCGTATATCCTTTTATTACtactttgaaattaaaactCAGGTAGTTAAACCTATTAATTCGTCTAcgttttcaattaaaaaatttagctttgttgaagttgtgatttttagaaattaaaaatgtgtttggatatatatgtttcatgggaaaaatattttaagttttataagtGGAAGTgaaatttctcaaactaatttttggaaagtagaaaatattttgaatataaattttaaaacttatgattGAAGATAAAGATTCAAAATCGCATCAAATTTCATGGTCAAACAGATGTTTGAATACAAGATTCCAAAATCCAATTCacaatttgatcaattttaatgGTCAAACAGatatttgaagataaaaattcaaaatctgatCAAATTTCATGGTCAAACAGATATTTGAAACAAAAGGTTTCAAAATCTGTTTCACTGTCTGATTCAAACAATTTTCATGTATCTTAAAATGCTAATTAAAAGTACTATTTGGTGTGTTGCTTACTTATTTTATCGTGTTTGATatgcaagaaaaatatattatccaaaaattatttatatataatctagacaaataTCACTATATAGAGTCTCGAGTCTCTTTCCTTCGAAAATCAACTAAGACAAGTCCAACACCCCGGCTGAATTCGAAATCATGCAAGCCATTATTTGTATGAACTCGTGTATCCATGACGGATATAAGCATCTGTGGGAGGTGGAGCTGGAGGTGGGCAAGTGATATTCGGTGAAGATAAAGTACGTTGGATGGTCAGGAGGACACAATTAATTAGCTAAGACCGAGCACTGGCCACCGGGCCTCGAGTTAACTCTTTAGTCAAATGAATAGAATGGCCCCTACTGGGAGGCCCTTAGGGTAGAATTATGTTACCAACTCTCCTGACCTGCAAAATTTATTTTCCCTGGCACTGCTGTGTATTGCGTAGATGATACGAAACAGTGGGGACACCCAAAAGTGTAGCTTAACGATCaatgaaatgaaagaagaatcataaatttgagaaaaaaattcgAAATTTAAACTTTACAGGTTACAATTTTTCAGGTTTCTAGCATAGAGTCAAAGTATAACTTTAAAATCAATAGTTCAAACATATActatttattacaattttgataaatattatgAATATGTCAAATACTAGGTAATATCTTCATATCTGTCACTACCTGTAATGTTGTTTGTAATTTTGCCTTCTCGATCTTGCTAATAcactcattttttaattaaaagaagaaaaaaaaaagagcaaagtTCAGTGTGCCTAGATGGAAAAAATTAGTTCAATGTATCTAGAGATTCATTTTCTAAATTATAAATTGGGGCAGGTCAGTTGATTAAGGTACCATGTAATTTTATTCTCTGCACTTTTTAGTAGTACtcttttctcaatatttttttctgatAGAGTActtttttctcaatattttgTTACCAAAAGTACATAGGTGCCACGATAAAAGTGTGCTCTGAGCTTAAATTTTAGATGAGATAGTCACACATTTCAACATGATATTAGAGCAGACAGAGGTCTTGAGATCAAATCTCACCGCCacccaaataaaaaaagaaaaaattcacATGCTTGACCCATGAATTGAATAAAATAGCTATATCTCAATTGTTAAACtcactttaatttaaatacaataaaatttctaCATAGGCAAATGAAAAATTTGAGACATGAGGAGGCCAGGGTAAGAGTAGAGGAACATATTGCCTATGtacaaaggaaaataataaaacaGATTGAATCCAACAGATGATTATAGAGATCATGTCTGAACATGTTgcatattatttctattacatATGTATAAGCTTACAACAATAAAACAAACATGTGAAAGATATCTTAGCACCTGATTTAGCTACTTCTATTGCTCCTTAAGACTGGCACCATTCTTCTAATGTAGGAGTCTCCACGCCCACATTTTTCATATCAAATATGTTCGCTGCAATACAGAAAAAATCAGTGCACATAACAGTAGCTCGAGATGAATCATAAATGAGTTGAACATCTACATGAAGTTGAGTTTAAAGTTTCGCTAGAACTTTAGTCGGAGCaggaaaaactattttcattCAAGATCAAGTTTGCCAATACGACCAAAAAGAAACACAGCAGAACACATTCGACAATGAAACTGATAAGGATGGCTCGCTGTTCTCAAACAAGGAAGAAACTGATAATTATGCTTCTAACTTACAAATGGAACTAAATGAGTTGTGATGTATGAAACTTAGAACAAAAAAATACAGAATCGCAAGGTACAAAGTCCTTAAAAGAACTACATAAATTTGATGGTCCTCTCAGAGGAAAAATTAGGCAACTTCAAAACCAACAAAATTAGCGAAACTTAGTTCAAGTCTTGAAACCAATGGCATAGTAAAACTGTTATTATTAAATACATGTAGTATTTCTTTTCAGAGAAATGATAACTGTCGGCAGTCTCCTAGTTCAAACGTTTTGTAATTGTTCCAAGATCTAGATAGTTTGAAGGAGCAGTACCATGTCAGACTTCTCTATGACTTGTGAAAGCAGAGGTTACCAAGGACAAACTAGGATGACGAATAGTGAAAAAGAGTTCATGTGTTAACTGAATTTTATAGTGTGAAACATGAATAAGGTTGAAGGTAAATGTTTGATGTACTTTCAGATTTTTTTCTGTATTTCCTGATACTTAAGGTTATGGCTTAGATAAGTAAAAGGATTAAGGATCCAAAATAAAGATTATGGCCTGGACAAGTATGTTTGTAAACGGTAATTTCCTCATACAAGCTTTCAAAATGCAGAATAATAAGGACGCCCTAGTGCCTGATCTTTCAAATATGTAGAAAATTCATCTATGAATTCATAAGACAGGACAAGACAAGGTTAAACACTAAAGCATGTATCGATAATGAGGAGATAGTCGACCTTTGTGGCCTAAACTTATGATCTGGTTAAGTGATCAGTAGTTGTAATTCGTAACTACTTAAAATAAGCTATAGCATGAAGTTATTTGACAGTCAATACTAATCAACTTGCCTAGTACCTAGATTAAAAGACAAATAAGTTATTAAAACTAAATAAGTAAACAAGCACAAAAACGACTGCTTTGTGTTATCTGTTACCAATGTGTATATCAGGAGTAGCAGCAGCTGTGGCATCTATAATGACCGTCACACGTTGATAGTCCAATGCTACAGCGTCAAAGACAGTCTGCCGTATGCAATTTGGAGTTTGAACAcctaaacaaaaaatataagtcACTTGACAAATACATACATACACATCAGTTAATCAAATCCTAAAAGTCTAAAGCCATAGAAAATCTCGATTATAAGCATCTAATTACCAATAACGACCAAGTTAGTAACGCCAATGCCCTGAAGATACGAATGAAGATTCGTGTTAAAGAATGCACTGAAACGTGTTTTCACCAATTTGTAATCACCTTCCTGAATAAGAAGCCCATCAACCAGTTCTGCTCCCACACACCCCTTTGATGTGGGTTTTGGTTTCCCATCACCGTACAAATGCCTACGAAACAATTCAACATCTCTTCCTAATGGGTCATGCTCGCGGACAACCTAACACAAATTGATTTATTGGTCAGAAATGAGTTTAACTACTCGTAACCATCCATTTTAACCTAAAATAATCCATTACAATAACAACAACTACACCTCCAGTTGGTATCGGCTATATGAAGCTCAATTTAGTtaaaaattcattaatattgTAAAATTTAACTTTACAGTAAAATCATAAAGTTTAAATAAATACCCAAATAATGGGGATTCCACGGTTTCGTGCAACCTCAACGGTCTTGATAACGTTTGGGACAATAGCTTCACCATCTCTAACAAGCATAGGAGCACCTGGTAGTATAAAATCTTTCTGAAATTTAAGTTCAAACAGACAAATCTTCAACAAATGATTGTTACTATTAGGCTGAATCAGAAGAAGATTAGAGAAATACCTGCATATCTATGACAACAACAGCTGTTTTGCTCCATTTATCACCATTTTCTGTGCCCATTTGATTATTACAAACTCAGAATTTCGTCCGACTCCACTTTATCTACCTGCTACTTTCAAGACTAAACAATATTTTGAGCGTTGACCTTATTTATTGGATGGGCCAGACTAATTGGGGCCTGGTATCCCAAATTCAACTTTTCTGTGTTGGGCTTTTGATTTAGTAACTGATATGTCTTCCACAttagaaaaattacataaatacacatcttattttacCATAATTTCTAAAGTTTTCTAttgtcatttaaaaaaaattcaaaaatttcttcTTTGATACATCACTCTCCTCTCATTGATACATTTCTATACCTCTCAGATACATCCCTCTTCTCTCTGATACATCCCTCCCCTCTCGAATACATCTCACCTTTAT
Protein-coding regions in this window:
- the LOC125860772 gene encoding probable inactive nicotinamidase At3g16190 isoform X3; translated protein: MGTENGDKWSKTAVVVIDMQKDFILPGAPMLVRDGEAIVPNVIKTVEVARNRGIPIIWVVREHDPLGRDVELFRRHLYGDGKPKPTSKGCVGAELVDGLLIQEGVQTPNCIRQTVFDAVALDYQRVTVIIDATAAATPDIHIANIFDMKNVGVETPTLEEWCQS
- the LOC125860772 gene encoding probable inactive nicotinamidase At3g16190 isoform X1, with the protein product MGTENGDKWSKTAVVVIDMQKDFILPGAPMLVRDGEAIVPNVIKTVEVARNRGIPIIWVVREHDPLGRDVELFRRHLYGDGKPKPTSKGCVGAELVDGLLIQEGDYKLVKTRFSAFFNTNLHSYLQGIGVTNLVVIGVQTPNCIRQTVFDAVALDYQRVTVIIDATAAATPDIHIANIFDMKNVGVETPTLEEWCQS
- the LOC125860772 gene encoding probable inactive nicotinamidase At3g16190 isoform X2, with the translated sequence MEQNSCCCHRYAGAPMLVRDGEAIVPNVIKTVEVARNRGIPIIWVVREHDPLGRDVELFRRHLYGDGKPKPTSKGCVGAELVDGLLIQEGDYKLVKTRFSAFFNTNLHSYLQGIGVTNLVVIGVQTPNCIRQTVFDAVALDYQRVTVIIDATAAATPDIHIANIFDMKNVGVETPTLEEWCQS